The Actinomycetota bacterium genome contains a region encoding:
- a CDS encoding SCP2 sterol-binding domain-containing protein — protein sequence MDVPENISVKEYFEEVVPKMVEEQLSGASITGMEGTVFTVEFDIKGDQTYVYGITVKDAKDLEVKEGALDNPMIKVEIDEDTWRKAVTGKMEGAMDMFTDMGQNANRKRYDTLNSTKGTMNVELGMPDGSTVPLKVVFNGASSPEVTFKIGLEDWALMQKGELAGPTAFMTGKLKIEGDMPFAMSLGNLMM from the coding sequence ATGGACGTACCGGAGAACATCAGCGTGAAGGAGTATTTCGAGGAAGTGGTGCCCAAGATGGTCGAGGAGCAGCTCTCCGGGGCCAGCATCACGGGCATGGAGGGCACGGTCTTCACGGTGGAGTTCGACATCAAGGGAGACCAGACCTACGTTTACGGCATCACCGTCAAGGACGCCAAGGACCTCGAGGTCAAGGAGGGCGCCCTCGACAACCCCATGATAAAGGTGGAGATAGACGAGGACACCTGGCGCAAGGCGGTCACCGGCAAGATGGAGGGCGCCATGGACATGTTCACGGACATGGGCCAGAACGCCAACCGCAAGCGTTACGACACCCTCAACTCCACCAAGGGCACCATGAACGTTGAGCTGGGCATGCCCGACGGTTCCACGGTGCCCCTGAAGGTGGTGTTCAACGGGGCGTCCTCGCCGGAGGTCACCTTCAAGATCGGGCTCGAGGACTGGGCGCTGATGCAGAAGGGAGAGCTCGCCGGCCCCACCGCCTTCATGACCGGCAAGCTCAAGATCGAGGGCGACATGCCCTTCGCCATGTCCCTGGGCAACCTGATGATGTAA